Proteins from a genomic interval of Bradyrhizobium sp. CCBAU 53340:
- a CDS encoding aldehyde dehydrogenase has translation MNTISMLIGGEQRAATGNATFERLNPLDGQIATRAPAATPQDAIAAVEAAAAAFPSWSATGPSERRALLTRAAHALEAKAPSFAASIAAETGGSGIWAGFNVHLAAGMLLEAAAMTTQISGEIIPSDVPGSLAMAVRQPAGVVLGMAPWNAPVILGVRAIALPLACGNTVVLKGSELCPATHGLIVEAFKEAGFPKGVVNYVTNAPSDAGPVVEAMIAHPAVRRVNFTGSTRVGKIIAATCAKYLKPAVLELGGKAPLVVLDDADIGAAVNAATFGAFANSGQICMSTERIIVDEAIANEFVRRLADKASNLPLGDPRKGPVVLGSVVDMTTVKRCNDLIDDALAKGAKLLCGGKAESTLMPATLIDGVTSNMKIYSEESFGPIKPIVRVKGEDAAIACANDNAYGLSSAVFTRDTSRGMRVASRIQSGICHINGPTVHDEAQMPFGGVKDSGYGRFGGKSGIAEFTDTRWMTIQTSERHYPF, from the coding sequence ATGAATACGATTTCGATGTTGATCGGCGGCGAACAGCGAGCTGCCACCGGTAACGCCACGTTCGAGCGCCTCAATCCGCTCGATGGCCAGATTGCAACGCGAGCGCCAGCAGCGACACCGCAGGATGCGATTGCGGCCGTGGAAGCTGCAGCCGCAGCCTTCCCGAGTTGGTCTGCAACGGGCCCCTCGGAACGTCGCGCCCTTCTGACCCGAGCCGCGCATGCGCTGGAAGCGAAGGCCCCGTCATTCGCCGCCTCGATCGCTGCCGAAACCGGCGGCTCGGGGATCTGGGCCGGGTTCAACGTCCATCTCGCGGCCGGCATGCTGCTCGAAGCCGCCGCGATGACGACGCAGATCAGCGGCGAGATCATTCCCTCCGACGTACCCGGCAGCCTTGCAATGGCAGTGCGGCAACCAGCCGGGGTGGTCCTGGGCATGGCGCCCTGGAATGCGCCTGTGATCCTCGGCGTGCGAGCGATCGCGCTTCCGCTGGCTTGCGGAAACACCGTCGTTTTGAAGGGATCGGAGCTGTGCCCCGCAACCCACGGGCTGATCGTCGAGGCGTTCAAGGAAGCCGGCTTTCCCAAGGGCGTCGTCAACTACGTCACCAACGCTCCGTCGGACGCAGGACCTGTCGTCGAAGCGATGATCGCGCATCCCGCCGTCCGCCGGGTCAATTTCACAGGATCGACCCGCGTCGGAAAGATCATCGCTGCCACTTGCGCCAAGTATCTCAAGCCGGCCGTCCTCGAACTCGGAGGCAAGGCGCCACTCGTTGTTCTTGATGATGCCGACATCGGCGCCGCCGTGAACGCAGCCACGTTTGGTGCCTTTGCCAACTCGGGACAGATCTGCATGTCGACCGAGCGGATCATTGTTGACGAGGCCATCGCCAACGAATTCGTGCGTCGCCTTGCCGACAAGGCATCCAATCTGCCGCTTGGCGACCCGCGAAAGGGCCCCGTCGTCCTCGGCTCCGTCGTCGACATGACCACCGTCAAGCGCTGCAACGACCTCATCGATGACGCACTCGCGAAAGGCGCGAAACTGCTTTGCGGTGGAAAGGCTGAATCCACACTGATGCCGGCCACACTGATCGACGGTGTCACATCGAATATGAAGATCTACAGCGAGGAGTCCTTCGGACCGATCAAGCCCATCGTTCGGGTCAAGGGCGAGGACGCAGCGATCGCCTGCGCAAACGACAATGCCTACGGCTTGTCGTCTGCCGTGTTCACCAGGGATACGTCGCGAGGCATGCGCGTCGCCTCGCGCATCCAATCCGGCATCTGCCACATCAATGGTCCCACCGTACACGACGAGGCCCAGATGCCGTTCGGTGGGGTCAAGGACAGCGGATACGGGCGGTTTGGCGGCAAGTCTGGAATTGCGGAATTCACGGACACCCGCTGGATGACCATTCAGACAAGCGAACGACACTATCCGTTCTGA
- a CDS encoding MFS transporter, translating into MDRRLLVLAIGMFALGTDSYVVAGVLPEITRAFDVSIGAAGQMTTVYSVAFALLSPIIAAIAAAIPRKRLLLSGVAIFVLANLATAMAPSFGIALLARAFAGLGAAMFSPTATGSAAMLVPAERRGFALSVVVAGLTLSTALGSPTGAVIGGLGDWRWTMAFVAALGTVAGLGVWVFLTDVPLPPAVSLSKRLAPLADVRVGLTLATTFLGLTGIFTVYTYFAVAFDQAIDGSAVVLGALLVLWGAAGTFANLGSGRLIDRIGSRKVILTMLTVLAIDSALMPWTSRELWTAVPAIAIWGAAGWGLLVPQQHRLVGLAPSIAPVLLGLNTAGSFFGISAAGVVGAVGIQVLGAHNLGIIGAGLAVIALIVAEFATTRIATANLSRSIELSPST; encoded by the coding sequence ATGGACCGCCGCCTTTTGGTATTGGCCATCGGAATGTTTGCGCTCGGCACCGACAGCTATGTCGTTGCCGGCGTGCTGCCGGAAATCACGCGTGCTTTCGATGTGAGCATCGGAGCCGCAGGCCAAATGACGACTGTGTATTCGGTCGCCTTCGCCTTGCTCTCGCCGATCATTGCCGCGATCGCAGCGGCGATACCGCGCAAGCGCCTCCTTCTTTCAGGAGTAGCCATCTTCGTGCTCGCCAACCTGGCAACCGCGATGGCTCCGAGTTTCGGGATCGCGCTGTTGGCCCGAGCCTTCGCCGGCCTGGGCGCGGCGATGTTCTCGCCCACGGCCACGGGATCGGCCGCGATGCTCGTTCCTGCTGAGCGGCGAGGCTTTGCCCTTTCCGTCGTCGTCGCCGGGCTCACTCTGTCCACGGCGCTCGGCTCGCCGACCGGGGCCGTGATCGGCGGCCTCGGCGACTGGCGCTGGACCATGGCTTTCGTGGCCGCTCTCGGTACCGTTGCCGGCCTCGGCGTGTGGGTCTTCCTGACCGACGTGCCGCTGCCCCCGGCGGTCTCGTTGAGCAAGCGCCTCGCGCCCCTCGCTGATGTGCGTGTCGGATTGACGCTCGCGACAACTTTTCTTGGTCTGACCGGCATATTCACCGTCTATACGTACTTCGCCGTCGCTTTCGACCAAGCGATCGACGGAAGCGCCGTCGTGCTCGGTGCGCTGCTTGTGCTGTGGGGCGCGGCTGGCACGTTCGCGAACCTTGGTTCCGGACGCCTGATCGACCGGATCGGCTCGCGCAAGGTGATCCTGACGATGTTGACTGTGCTCGCGATCGACAGCGCGCTGATGCCGTGGACCAGCAGAGAACTTTGGACCGCGGTGCCCGCGATCGCAATCTGGGGCGCCGCCGGTTGGGGGCTACTAGTGCCGCAGCAACATCGGCTGGTTGGTCTCGCTCCGTCGATCGCGCCGGTGCTTCTGGGCCTCAACACGGCAGGCTCCTTCTTCGGGATCTCCGCGGCCGGCGTTGTCGGTGCTGTGGGAATCCAGGTGCTCGGCGCGCACAACCTCGGAATCATAGGAGCTGGGTTGGCTGTCATCGCACTGATCGTTGCCGAGTTCGCCACAACCCGCATCGCCACCGCCAATCTCTCGCGCTCAATAGAGCTTTCTCCCTCGACCTAA
- a CDS encoding LysR family transcriptional regulator — protein MDRLEAMSVLLAAAESGSLSKASRDLRLPLATVSRKVAELEAYLNATLLIRSAKGLELTPAGRSYVSAAKAILEQVTEAERAAAGEYTEPKGDLVVTAPIMFGRLHVLPIVTRFLAAYPDVAVGLVMTDRVAHFLDDQVDVALRIGPLPDSSLIATRLGTVRHVICASPDYLAANGTPSTPDDLARHSVISFQSVSVLSSWDFESEGAEITASFRSRLSVNTIDAAIDAGLSGAGLVRAVSYQIVDHVRSGRLKLVLESFEPAPRPVHLVYDTQSRLPLKLRAFVDFVVPRLRERVTDAAI, from the coding sequence TTGGATCGCCTGGAAGCCATGTCGGTGCTGCTCGCGGCGGCGGAGAGTGGCAGCCTCTCGAAGGCGAGCCGAGACCTCCGGCTTCCGCTGGCGACGGTCAGTCGCAAGGTCGCCGAGCTCGAGGCATACCTGAACGCAACCTTGCTGATCCGATCCGCAAAGGGGCTGGAGTTGACGCCAGCCGGCCGCTCCTATGTGAGCGCCGCGAAGGCGATCCTGGAGCAGGTGACCGAAGCCGAGCGCGCGGCCGCGGGCGAATACACCGAGCCGAAGGGAGATCTGGTCGTCACCGCGCCGATCATGTTCGGACGGTTGCATGTGCTGCCGATAGTGACGCGTTTCCTCGCCGCCTACCCCGACGTTGCCGTCGGACTGGTCATGACCGATCGGGTCGCGCATTTCCTGGATGATCAGGTCGACGTAGCGCTGCGCATCGGTCCTCTACCGGATTCGAGCCTGATCGCGACGCGATTGGGCACGGTACGACACGTGATTTGTGCAAGCCCCGACTATCTCGCCGCGAACGGTACACCTTCGACGCCCGACGACCTCGCGCGGCACAGCGTGATTTCGTTTCAGAGCGTGTCGGTGTTGAGCTCCTGGGACTTTGAGTCCGAAGGCGCCGAGATCACTGCTTCATTCCGCTCGCGTCTCAGTGTGAACACGATCGATGCCGCGATCGACGCGGGGCTCTCTGGGGCGGGCCTGGTACGCGCGGTGTCCTACCAGATCGTCGACCATGTCCGCAGCGGCCGGCTGAAGCTCGTCCTCGAATCCTTCGAACCGGCGCCACGCCCCGTGCATCTCGTCTACGACACGCAGAGCCGGTTGCCCCTGAAGCTGCGCGCCTTCGTCGATTTCGTGGTCCCGCGTCTGCGCGAGCGGGTGACAGACGCGGCCATTTAG
- a CDS encoding MFS transporter, which translates to MNSSRDSAASLDIGQLLDNGPWTVLQKIVVFIAALSIIMDGFDGQLIGFAVPVLIKEWGVTRGDFAPALAAGLVGMGIGSAFTGLLADRFGRRGAVIVSVMVFGLATFCIGFAANLWHIGALRFIAGLGIGGALPSSTTVAAEFTPARRRTLAITATIVCVPLGGMLAGLFAGLVLPNFGWRALFFLGGALAVLLSFLLLFILPETPRFLVRRPARWAELRRLVGRISRPVAADIVFTDLSEQRIEKREGFLALFEKGRARDTIALWCAFFLNLLAVYSAFTWLPTMLTSEGLDVAIAGSGLTAYNFGGVLGALTCAVAITRYGSRWPLLLCSFLGAATALYLTRVNIALEASMLIAGFGVQGFFANAVQSTMYAVCAYVYPTSVRATGTASALAFGRLGAILSAFAGATVITVGGKDGYLLMLGVAMMGLTLSLAVVGRHIPARKT; encoded by the coding sequence GTGAACAGCAGCCGCGACAGCGCAGCCTCCCTGGACATCGGGCAGCTCCTTGATAATGGCCCCTGGACTGTCCTGCAGAAAATCGTCGTCTTCATCGCCGCGCTATCGATCATCATGGACGGGTTTGATGGACAGCTGATCGGCTTCGCTGTGCCAGTTCTGATCAAGGAATGGGGTGTTACGCGCGGCGACTTTGCTCCTGCCCTTGCCGCCGGCTTGGTCGGAATGGGAATAGGGAGCGCCTTCACCGGCCTCCTGGCTGACCGGTTCGGACGACGCGGCGCCGTGATCGTTAGTGTGATGGTCTTCGGGCTGGCAACCTTCTGCATCGGCTTCGCGGCCAACCTGTGGCACATCGGCGCGCTGCGATTCATAGCAGGACTCGGCATTGGCGGAGCGTTGCCGAGCTCCACCACTGTTGCAGCGGAATTCACGCCCGCACGGCGGCGGACGCTCGCCATTACCGCGACCATCGTCTGTGTCCCGCTTGGAGGCATGCTCGCCGGCCTGTTCGCTGGCCTGGTCCTGCCGAATTTCGGTTGGAGGGCCCTGTTCTTCCTTGGCGGAGCTCTGGCCGTGCTCCTGAGCTTCCTTCTGCTCTTCATCCTCCCGGAAACGCCCCGTTTTCTCGTGCGCCGGCCCGCGCGTTGGGCCGAGCTGCGCCGGCTCGTCGGGCGCATATCGCGACCGGTCGCAGCCGATATAGTCTTCACAGATTTGAGCGAGCAAAGAATCGAGAAACGCGAGGGTTTTCTTGCATTGTTCGAGAAGGGTCGGGCTCGCGACACGATCGCGCTCTGGTGCGCCTTTTTTCTCAACCTGCTTGCCGTCTATAGCGCCTTCACGTGGTTGCCGACGATGCTGACGTCCGAAGGGCTGGACGTCGCGATCGCGGGGTCCGGCTTGACCGCCTACAACTTCGGAGGCGTGCTCGGCGCATTGACCTGCGCCGTAGCCATCACCCGGTACGGCTCCCGTTGGCCGCTCCTGCTGTGCAGCTTCCTCGGCGCCGCCACCGCGCTTTACCTGACCCGCGTGAACATCGCGCTGGAAGCAAGCATGCTGATAGCAGGGTTCGGTGTGCAGGGCTTCTTCGCCAATGCGGTGCAGTCGACCATGTATGCCGTGTGCGCGTATGTCTACCCGACCTCGGTGCGGGCGACGGGCACGGCCTCCGCCCTCGCTTTTGGCCGGCTTGGAGCCATCCTCAGTGCCTTTGCCGGTGCAACGGTGATCACGGTCGGCGGAAAGGATGGCTATCTCCTGATGCTGGGCGTTGCCATGATGGGTCTCACCCTCTCACTCGCTGTCGTTGGTCGCCATATCCCCGCGCGCAAAACGTGA
- a CDS encoding alpha/beta fold hydrolase produces MKTLVLAAAAAAWIVGHAVEATPMESTSATTTYHRVTVDGVGIFYREAGPKDAPTIVLLHGFPSSSREFDTLIPLLATRYHLVAPDFPGFGQSEAPPPSSYAYTFDHLAMTMDDLLDQLKISKCAFYLHDYGGPVGFRMLLAHPERVHALIIQNANAYKEGLGAKWTTIAQYWADPKAHPDVFDTFVSRAATEQRHTLGTSHPDRYNPDTWTDEYAHLSRVGQREIQEDLLYDYRTNVASYPAWQAWLWEHKLPTLVVWGRNDPSFIAPGAEAYRRDLPDAEIHLLDAGHFALDEKSDEIADLVLAFLTKHPI; encoded by the coding sequence ATGAAAACTCTAGTTCTCGCGGCGGCTGCGGCCGCGTGGATCGTTGGCCATGCTGTGGAGGCCACTCCTATGGAATCTACATCTGCCACGACAACCTACCACCGCGTGACCGTTGATGGCGTCGGCATCTTCTACCGCGAGGCCGGTCCGAAAGATGCGCCAACGATCGTGCTGTTGCACGGGTTTCCGTCCTCCTCACGCGAGTTCGATACGCTCATTCCCTTGCTTGCCACCCGTTATCATCTGGTGGCACCGGACTTTCCGGGATTCGGTCAGAGCGAGGCCCCACCGCCATCGTCCTATGCATACACCTTCGACCATCTGGCGATGACGATGGATGACTTGCTCGATCAGCTCAAAATCAGCAAATGCGCCTTCTACCTTCATGACTATGGCGGGCCCGTTGGTTTCCGCATGCTGCTGGCGCATCCGGAGCGGGTGCACGCTCTGATCATCCAGAATGCCAACGCCTATAAGGAAGGCCTGGGCGCCAAGTGGACCACCATCGCGCAGTATTGGGCCGATCCGAAGGCGCATCCTGACGTGTTCGACACGTTTGTATCGCGGGCCGCGACCGAACAGCGTCATACGCTTGGCACTTCGCATCCCGACCGTTACAACCCGGATACCTGGACCGACGAGTACGCCCACCTGTCGCGCGTCGGCCAACGCGAAATCCAGGAAGATCTGCTCTACGACTACCGGACGAATGTCGCCTCATATCCTGCATGGCAAGCATGGTTGTGGGAGCATAAGCTGCCGACCTTGGTGGTCTGGGGACGGAACGATCCCTCGTTCATCGCTCCCGGGGCAGAGGCATACAGGCGCGATCTGCCGGACGCTGAAATACATTTGCTCGACGCCGGCCATTTCGCGCTCGACGAGAAGAGCGATGAGATCGCGGATCTCGTTCTCGCGTTCCTCACCAAACACCCAATCTAA
- a CDS encoding nuclear transport factor 2 family protein: MSQAVQTVRAFYDAVSRVDAATVLSLLHPNLHWTEAEGFPYYSGTWRQPQEVLDKLLVPLVRDWDNFAAVADDFIVEGDRVVSLGAYSGVNKATGGAMRAPFAHVWRVVDGKLARFDMYTDTLLIDRAMQQRHASSSDGAQISS, from the coding sequence ATGAGTCAAGCAGTTCAAACAGTCCGGGCGTTTTACGACGCCGTTTCGCGGGTCGATGCAGCTACGGTTTTAAGCCTGTTACATCCCAATCTGCACTGGACCGAGGCCGAGGGATTTCCCTATTACAGCGGCACTTGGCGCCAACCGCAGGAAGTTCTCGATAAGCTGCTGGTCCCGCTGGTGCGCGACTGGGACAATTTCGCGGCCGTTGCTGACGACTTCATCGTCGAAGGGGATCGCGTCGTCAGCCTCGGAGCCTATTCCGGGGTCAATAAGGCGACGGGCGGGGCTATGCGCGCACCGTTCGCCCACGTATGGCGCGTTGTTGACGGCAAACTCGCTCGCTTTGACATGTATACGGATACTCTGCTGATCGATCGAGCCATGCAACAGCGGCACGCCAGTAGCAGCGACGGCGCGCAGATCAGTTCGTAG
- a CDS encoding 4-hydroxybenzoate 3-monooxygenase, whose product MRTQVGIVGAGPAGLLLSQMLYLSGIDSIIIESRSQAEIEQTIRAGVLEQSTVDLMTEIGAGDRMKHEGFVHGGFELRFAGRGHRIDLQSLSNGRTITVYPQHEVLKDLIALRLRTGGQIHFEAKATSIDGLTSDRPAIRFATKHGETRELSCDFVAGCDGGYGASRVAIPEHSVRRDYFRVYPFGWFGILAKAPPSSEELIYTHHERGFALISTRSADVQRMYFQCDPTDSVDNWSDDRIWNELQARVGGDGFELKMGAIFQKGIIPLRSFVCEPMQHGRLFLAGDAAHSVPPTGAKGLNLAAADVHVLAGALASYYAKRSTDLLDAYSRTALRRVWRAQHFSWWMTSMLHRFHEGTEFDLKRQLAELELVASSRAAATTLAENYVGLPFA is encoded by the coding sequence ATGCGAACACAAGTAGGTATAGTCGGAGCGGGTCCCGCGGGATTGCTGCTCTCTCAGATGCTGTATCTAAGCGGCATCGACTCGATCATCATCGAAAGCCGGTCGCAGGCAGAGATCGAGCAGACGATCCGGGCCGGCGTTCTCGAGCAGTCGACCGTAGATCTGATGACCGAGATCGGTGCCGGAGATCGCATGAAGCACGAGGGTTTCGTCCATGGCGGTTTTGAGCTGCGTTTCGCCGGCCGCGGGCATCGGATCGATCTTCAGAGCCTGTCGAATGGCCGCACGATCACCGTATATCCGCAGCACGAAGTCTTGAAAGACCTGATCGCGCTTCGCTTGCGTACGGGCGGCCAGATTCATTTTGAGGCCAAAGCAACCAGTATCGACGGCCTCACCTCCGACCGGCCCGCCATCCGATTCGCCACCAAGCATGGCGAGACGCGCGAACTGTCCTGCGACTTCGTCGCCGGATGTGACGGCGGCTACGGTGCAAGTCGCGTCGCAATACCAGAACACTCGGTCCGCCGCGACTACTTCCGGGTCTATCCTTTCGGCTGGTTCGGGATTCTGGCCAAGGCGCCTCCATCTTCTGAAGAGTTGATCTACACTCACCACGAACGCGGGTTTGCGCTGATCTCAACGAGATCTGCGGACGTGCAGCGCATGTATTTCCAATGCGACCCCACCGACAGCGTCGATAACTGGTCCGATGATCGAATCTGGAATGAGCTGCAGGCCCGGGTGGGTGGCGATGGGTTCGAGCTCAAGATGGGTGCGATCTTTCAAAAGGGGATCATCCCCCTCCGCTCGTTCGTCTGCGAACCGATGCAGCATGGACGATTATTCCTTGCCGGTGACGCAGCGCATTCCGTCCCCCCAACCGGCGCCAAGGGCTTGAACCTGGCCGCGGCCGACGTGCACGTACTCGCCGGGGCGTTGGCCTCGTATTACGCCAAACGATCGACCGATCTTTTGGATGCCTATTCGCGCACCGCGCTTCGCCGCGTGTGGCGCGCCCAGCACTTCTCATGGTGGATGACGTCGATGCTCCATCGATTCCATGAGGGCACCGAATTCGACCTGAAGCGCCAACTCGCAGAGCTTGAGCTCGTGGCCTCGTCCAGGGCGGCCGCGACAACTCTCGCCGAAAACTACGTAGGCCTGCCATTCGCGTGA
- a CDS encoding alpha/beta fold hydrolase, with protein sequence MTTIRAHYRNATVNGRKIFYREAGDPSAPTILLLHGLPTSSQMFRDLMPLLSDRFHLIAPDYVGFGHSDAPSRDAFTYSFDNLASHVAGLIEALKLESYILYMQDYGGPIGFRLFTRAPERVRGFIIQNANAYIEGVGDAPKKVLLPLWENRTAETEKAAREFVRLEGTRFQWLVGASDPEAINPDNWILDQALLDRSGTQDYQVDLLENYKTNVALYPEWQAAFRAHRPKALIVWGKHDPFFIPPGARAYLNDLPDAKLVWLDAGHFVLDENAGQVAAEIKAVFVPEAVSDAA encoded by the coding sequence ATGACCACGATCCGCGCCCACTACCGTAACGCCACCGTGAACGGCCGGAAGATCTTCTACCGCGAGGCCGGCGACCCTTCGGCTCCCACAATCCTGCTGCTCCATGGCCTGCCGACCAGCAGTCAGATGTTCCGCGACCTGATGCCGCTACTCTCCGACCGCTTCCATCTGATTGCGCCTGACTACGTTGGCTTCGGCCATTCGGACGCGCCATCGCGGGATGCGTTCACCTACAGCTTCGACAACCTCGCGTCGCATGTCGCGGGCCTGATCGAGGCATTGAAGCTCGAGTCGTACATCCTCTACATGCAGGACTACGGCGGGCCCATCGGTTTCCGCCTGTTCACCCGAGCGCCCGAGCGGGTGAGGGGCTTCATCATCCAGAACGCCAACGCCTACATCGAAGGCGTCGGAGACGCGCCGAAAAAAGTGCTGCTGCCGCTCTGGGAGAACCGCACGGCGGAAACGGAAAAGGCCGCGCGCGAGTTCGTCAGACTGGAAGGTACCAGATTTCAATGGCTGGTCGGGGCGAGCGATCCCGAAGCGATCAACCCCGACAACTGGATACTCGATCAGGCACTGCTCGATCGCTCGGGCACCCAGGACTACCAGGTCGATCTGCTCGAGAACTACAAGACCAACGTCGCGCTTTATCCTGAATGGCAGGCGGCCTTCCGCGCGCACCGGCCGAAGGCGCTGATCGTCTGGGGCAAGCACGACCCATTTTTCATCCCGCCGGGGGCGCGCGCCTACCTGAATGATCTGCCTGACGCAAAGCTGGTCTGGCTCGATGCCGGCCACTTCGTGCTCGACGAAAACGCAGGGCAGGTCGCCGCCGAGATCAAGGCAGTCTTCGTTCCTGAAGCTGTTTCCGACGCCGCCTGA
- the mdlC gene encoding benzoylformate decarboxylase — translation MTAPTVRDVVVDLLRRLNMTSVFANPGSTELPLFRHFPDDFRYVLGLQEAVVVGMADGFAQATRNAAFVNLHSAAGVGNAMGNIFTAFKNRTPLVITAGQQARSILPFDPFLASREATELPKPYVKWSIEPARAEDVPHAIARAYYIAMTQPCGPVLVSVPVDDWDRPAEYLPPRTVSQQVRPDPAILDQIGSALDRSKRPAFVVGAAVDRDGAFNEVRQLAEAHNARVFTAPMSGRCSFPEDHRLFAGFLPAIREKIVHLLEGHDLVFAIGAPAFSYHVEGFGPHLPDGAELFQLTDDPQTAAWTPDGMAAIGSVRLGLLDLLARATPPTRSTPPARTIARRVEPTAPLSTAFVMQTIADMKPTAGIIVEEAPGARPVMQAHLPITQSEAFYTMDSGGLGYGMPAAVGVALGKPGRRVIALMGDGSSLYSIQAIWSAAQLVLPVTFVILKNGRYAALQDFAPVFGFGSQEHVQGTDLPGLDFVSIARGLGCSAIHVENAKGLHDALAKAFSSGRPTLIEVEVEDRDLHR, via the coding sequence GTGACCGCGCCGACTGTGCGCGATGTCGTCGTCGATCTGCTGCGTCGTCTCAACATGACGTCCGTCTTCGCCAACCCAGGATCGACGGAATTGCCGTTGTTCCGGCACTTCCCCGACGATTTCCGCTACGTTCTCGGACTTCAGGAGGCCGTTGTGGTCGGCATGGCCGACGGCTTTGCGCAGGCAACGCGCAACGCCGCCTTCGTCAACCTGCATTCGGCGGCCGGCGTCGGCAACGCCATGGGCAACATCTTCACCGCGTTCAAGAACCGGACGCCTCTCGTCATCACGGCCGGCCAGCAGGCCCGCTCTATCCTGCCTTTCGATCCGTTTCTCGCCTCCCGCGAGGCCACCGAGCTTCCGAAGCCCTATGTGAAATGGAGCATCGAACCGGCACGTGCCGAGGACGTGCCGCATGCCATTGCGCGGGCCTACTACATCGCGATGACGCAACCTTGCGGGCCCGTCCTGGTCTCGGTGCCCGTGGACGACTGGGATCGTCCCGCCGAGTATCTGCCGCCACGCACGGTCAGCCAGCAGGTCCGCCCCGATCCAGCCATTCTCGACCAGATCGGAAGTGCCCTCGATCGTTCGAAGCGGCCGGCTTTCGTCGTCGGAGCGGCTGTTGATCGCGACGGGGCCTTCAACGAGGTCCGGCAGCTCGCCGAAGCGCACAATGCGCGAGTCTTCACTGCGCCGATGTCCGGCCGCTGCAGCTTCCCCGAGGACCACCGACTGTTCGCGGGATTCCTGCCGGCAATCCGCGAGAAGATCGTCCACCTGCTCGAGGGACACGATCTCGTCTTCGCGATCGGCGCGCCGGCGTTCTCGTATCATGTCGAGGGATTTGGTCCGCATCTGCCTGACGGAGCCGAGCTCTTCCAGCTGACCGACGATCCCCAGACCGCGGCATGGACGCCGGACGGAATGGCCGCGATCGGCAGCGTGCGGCTCGGCCTCCTGGATCTTCTAGCACGTGCGACGCCGCCGACACGCTCCACTCCTCCTGCTCGCACCATCGCGCGGCGAGTGGAGCCGACGGCGCCGCTCTCAACGGCCTTCGTGATGCAAACCATTGCTGACATGAAGCCCACCGCCGGGATCATCGTCGAGGAAGCGCCGGGCGCCAGGCCAGTGATGCAGGCGCACTTGCCCATCACGCAGAGCGAAGCCTTCTACACCATGGACAGCGGCGGCCTCGGTTACGGCATGCCGGCGGCTGTCGGCGTGGCCCTCGGCAAGCCCGGCCGCCGTGTGATTGCTCTGATGGGCGATGGCTCAAGCCTCTACTCGATCCAGGCCATCTGGAGCGCCGCACAACTTGTTCTGCCTGTCACCTTCGTCATCCTCAAGAACGGGCGCTACGCCGCGCTACAGGACTTCGCACCTGTGTTCGGCTTCGGCTCGCAAGAGCACGTCCAAGGCACCGATCTCCCCGGCCTCGATTTCGTCTCGATCGCGAGGGGCCTGGGCTGCTCCGCAATTCATGTCGAGAATGCCAAGGGCCTCCATGACGCTTTGGCCAAGGCATTTTCGTCCGGGCGACCGACACTGATCGAAGTCGAGGTCGAGGACAGAGACCTGCACCGATAA
- a CDS encoding FMN-dependent NADH-azoreductase — MSKLLYIKASPRGTASKSSAVADVYVAALRERRPGLVVDTLDLAQERLPDFDGDKVAAKMAVIAGQIHEGRQKNAWDEITAVANRFISADLYLIAVPMWNGGIPYRLKQYIDVIHQPGLLWGLDPQAGYFGLLKNKKAVLTLTSGAFGPSMPSPAFGVDHHSTYLRDWLNQAGVTEIEEIRFQPTLLNPDPEGSFEAAAAVARFLAARA, encoded by the coding sequence ATGAGCAAATTGCTGTACATCAAAGCTTCTCCGCGCGGCACCGCCTCCAAGAGCAGCGCCGTCGCCGATGTTTATGTCGCTGCGCTGCGCGAGCGGCGTCCAGGTCTTGTCGTCGACACGCTCGACCTCGCGCAGGAAAGACTTCCCGACTTCGACGGTGACAAGGTCGCCGCGAAGATGGCTGTCATCGCGGGTCAAATCCACGAGGGCCGACAGAAGAACGCCTGGGACGAGATCACGGCAGTGGCGAACCGGTTCATCTCGGCGGACCTCTATCTCATCGCAGTCCCGATGTGGAATGGCGGGATCCCCTATCGCCTGAAGCAGTACATCGACGTGATTCATCAGCCTGGACTCCTGTGGGGCCTTGATCCCCAGGCGGGCTACTTCGGACTGCTGAAGAACAAGAAGGCGGTGCTGACACTGACGAGCGGCGCCTTCGGCCCATCGATGCCGTCTCCGGCCTTCGGCGTCGATCATCACTCGACCTATCTGCGGGACTGGCTGAACCAGGCCGGCGTCACCGAGATCGAAGAGATCCGCTTCCAACCAACTCTTCTCAACCCCGATCCTGAGGGCAGCTTCGAGGCCGCCGCGGCGGTCGCTCGGTTCCTTGCGGCTCGCGCCTGA